The window AAGGACGTCGACGATGCGGTCGCCGAAGACCTCGCCGCTCGGGCTTCGCTGGATGCGGCGAAAGGCGATTTGGTCAAGGCCAAATTCGATCTGGATAACACGCTCGTGACGGCTCCGGTCGACGGCTTGATCGAACGGACGCGCTATCATCAAGGCCGGTTGGTGACGGCTCAGACCGACTTGTTGACCGTCATTCATCAAGTGGATCCCATGTATGTGATCGTGAGCGCCCCGGAGAGTTTTCTCCTGAAGCGCAGACGGGACACGCTGTCGAAACGGATTCAGCATCCCGGGATTTATAGTCTCACCGGCACCATCATCTTTGTGGACGGCACGACCTATGCCCACGAAGGCAAGTTGGATTTCACGGACATCAGCCTACGGACGGAAACGGGCTCCCGGCAGGCGCGGGTGGTTTTCCCGAACCCGGACCGCGTGCTCTTGCCGGGCCAGTTCGTGACCGTACGGTTTCACGGCGTGTCGAAACCCGATGCCATTCTGGTTCCGCAGCGGGCGGTGCAACAGGGGCCGAAAGGCACGGTGGTGTATGTGATCGGTCCAGGCGACAAGGTCGAAGTTCGCGACGTGAAGGCGACGGATTGGCAGGGTGATCGATGGCTGATTGAGGAGGGGCTTCGCGTCGGGGAGCGTGTGATGGTAGACGGATTTCAACGGGT is drawn from Nitrospira sp. and contains these coding sequences:
- a CDS encoding efflux RND transporter periplasmic adaptor subunit, coding for MNETPGNIFAVSIMLFIGALALSGCKGEAGPPPAPPMPEVQVIEASLQTVPDEPEFIGQAEASSIVEIRPQVTGIIKHRFFSEGRDIKQGDRLYEIDPLPFRAAYVSAKGRVAQAEARLVQAKQNLQRVKPLLIEDAVSQKDVDDAVAEDLAARASLDAAKGDLVKAKFDLDNTLVTAPVDGLIERTRYHQGRLVTAQTDLLTVIHQVDPMYVIVSAPESFLLKRRRDTLSKRIQHPGIYSLTGTIIFVDGTTYAHEGKLDFTDISLRTETGSRQARVVFPNPDRVLLPGQFVTVRFHGVSKPDAILVPQRAVQQGPKGTVVYVIGPGDKVEVRDVKATDWQGDRWLIEEGLRVGERVMVDGFQRVVPGAQVKTVQVSPAASAAGSSGVVTETDRHK